Below is a genomic region from Bos javanicus breed banteng chromosome 13, ARS-OSU_banteng_1.0, whole genome shotgun sequence.
cgttcaaaaaaactaaggtcatgacatctggtcacatcacttcatggcaaatagatgggggaaaatggaaacagtgacagattttatttccttgggttccaaagtcactgcagatggtgattgctgccatgaaattaaaagatgcttgctccttggaagaaaagctatgacaaacctagatggtgtgttcaaaagcagagacatcactttgctgacaaatgtccatatggtcaaagctatggtctttccagtagtcatgtacagatgtgagagttggaccagaaagaaggttgagttgctgaagaattgatgcttttgaactgtggtgttggagaagactcttgagagtcccttggacagcaaggaaatcaaaccagtcgatcctaaaggaaatcaactctgactattcattagaaggactgatgctgaagctgaagctccagtactttgtgtgatcctatggactgtagcctcctaggctcctctgtccatgggattctccaggcaagaatactggagtgggttgccatgtcctcttccaggggatcttctcaacccagggatcgacctgggtctcctgcattgcagttagatactttaccatctgagccagtagggaagccaTACTTAACATTTACCTACCTGTTAGAAAATATGGATGTGCATTTATTGTAATGTTATACAAGTATGCAGTATACTATTGTATAGGTACAATATCACACAGGTCTTTACAACTGATTCATATTATTCAACTGAAACTTTATGCCTATTGTTTAGTAACTCATTTACCCTCTCCTCAGctctttttagggcttccctagtagctcagctggtaaagaatccacctgtaatgtgggagacctgggttcgatccctgggttgggaagattccctggaggaggacatggcaactcatccagtattcttgcctggagaatccccctggacagaggagcctggcgagctacagtccatgaagtcacaaagagttggacaagactgagtgactaagcatagcacaaagCAGTATTACTGTATTTGTCATTACAATTAATTGAGAAAATTTCATGGTCAGTATTTgtccctatgctatgctatgctatgctaagtcacttcagtcgtgtccgactctgtgtgaccccatagaccgcagcccaccaggctcccccgtccctgggattctctaggcaagaacactggagtgggttgccatttccttctccaatgcatgaaagtgaaaagtgaaagtgaagtcgctcagtcgtgcccgactctcagcgaccccacggactgcagcctaccaggctcctccgtccatgggattttccaggcaagagtactggaatggggtgccattgccttctccatttgtccCTATAGTCTTTATGTAATCTAGGTTCTATTTATGTACTCTTATCTAAGAAAAGTGAGAaggtttttaatataataataaacatatacTATCTGCTACAAATTTGGATATTGTTAGTGCTTGTAGAGAGGGGAATTATAGCTTTAAAATTCTCATGTATGGAATGaagaaagactaaaaataaaagagataaacacTCATCTAACAATGTTAGGGAAAAAGggcatattaaaattaaaaaagtagaaataagacATTGTATTTCACACAGGTAAaatgtagtgaggtggatgaacctagagtctcttatacaaagtgaagaagtcagaaagagaaaaacaagtatcatctATTAatgtatatagatgtatataattaatgtatatatacggaatctagaaaaatagtaccgATGAACCTAGTAGAgcatggacttgtggacacagaggggtgAGGTGAAGGTAAGATTAACTCAGGAAGTAGCATTGACATGTACACTGTCATGTGTAAAGTAGATAGATGGTGGGAAGTTGTTATGAAAcatagggagcccagcctggcgctcTGTGACGACCTGgatgggtgggatgaggggaggggagggagggtcaagatggagggattttatatatatatatatacacatatataattatgactgatttgtgttgcTTTATGGCAGAAGcaaacacagtattttaaaacaattttccaccaaataaaaaataaaaaacaggtgATTTTTTTGCGTGTGAAGTTGTTTGAAAAACAAGTGAAAGTAAGAACATAAGTAAAGACTTTGAAGAAGTGGAAACTCAAGTAAAATTAATGAAGAGCATTTGTTTAATAAGTGAATAGTGAGACgtgagaaaagcaaagacataaacaaaggtcacacagcagacgTCAACCAGAATGTATCTTACAGATGTGAAAAAGACGAAGAAAACATTGCAAGTTGTTTTAggcaaatacatttgaaaatcttaaaaaccaggaaaaacaacaaagcaaaaatacaaaagctgactgaaagaaatagaaaatgggaATTATCCTTTAAGTCATCAAGAAACAACCTATAGTTTATACACTTCCTATACAGAGTTGAATCTTAGTTGATTCTATGAAATGTTTAAAGATATAACATGAGAGGCCCTTAGACAAGTAGGAAAAGAGAGACTACTGTCAGATTGATTTTGTGTTTAgtgttttaattgaaatacactTGTAATTTTAGACCAACTTTCTATTTATAGAAAATTAATGCAAAGACAGTATAGGGTTTTCCCTGTTGTTAGCATCTTACACGCCCCGATGCATTTGTCACAGTTAAGTACATTGACTAAGCTCTGTTCTTATAACTTCAATcgtttttctttaacatttttttcttgttttaggaGACAACACAGGATATCACATTACCTTTAGTTGTCTGTCTCCTTGATCCTCCTCTGGTCTGTTACAGTTTCtcagaaattttttgtttttgatgaattTCACAAGACAGCAAAGGTGAAAGCCTTTTTCATCACATCATATGTTCACGCTGTCATGCTTTTCCCATAAAACCTACAGCGTGATTTCATTAGGTTTACCCACTGTAAAGTGACTTTTTGCTGCTTTTCATTCTCTACACTTTGGAAGCAACTCACTAAAAACAGCCCATATTCAAGGGAGAGGGAGGTGAAGCTCCACCTCCTCAGGGAGGAAGTATTTATATTAATTACTTGGAATTCTTCTGTACAGAAAAATCTGTTTCTTCTCGTCTATTTATTCATACCAGTGTGAACTCATGGATGTTAACTTCTGCATTGTATTTATAATCCAatgttatgttatttattttattactcaaaTTGTCCCAATTTTGGTcatttaaaactctttcaaagtGACTCTATGTCCCATTTACATGCCTCATCCTTCTGATTTTTATAGCATgtccttactttctggcactacAAAATACTTTGGGGGCATCTTGTATACTCTGTGCTCCAGTCCTAGAATAGGAGAGAAGAGAACAATTGAGAGAACATATACCACAGATTCATGATGGATATTACAGCGGTGAAATAATATaagaaacaaaactggaaaatagTGTGGAAAGGAGTTGGAAAGGAAATTTTttgtgttcaattcagttcagtcgctcagtcatgtccgactctttgtgaccctgtgaaccacagcacaccaggcttccctatccatcaccaactgctggagtctacccaaacccatgtccatcgagtcagtgatgccattcaaccatctcatcctctgtcgtccccttctcctgccctcaatctttcccagcatcagggtctttttaaatgagtcagcccttcacatcaggtggccagagtattggagtttcagcatcaacatcagtccttccaatgaacacccaggactgatctcctttaggatggactggttggatctccttgcagtccaaaggactctcaagagtcttctccaataccacagttcaaaagcatcaattctttggctctcagcttcctttatagtccaactctctcatccatacataactactcgTGTTACTCTTATCCAAAATGTATATCTTTAAGAATTAGGTGGAATGTATAAATGGATTGTCATTATGTCATTTTGCATATCGAGACAGCGGTAGGTCTCATACAACAGTGCAATTCAGACCAGTTCCTAGGTCCTTTACGTTTCCTCCAAACTCGTTAAGGGCCCCAGTCACAGAAAGGATGCATTACTAGTGGTAACACAttaaacaacgacaacaacaaagaaaataaaatctttagtCTTGCAGTTACGTACTTGTGTCTGTCTCCTCCTTATATAGTGAGCTCCATAATAGTGGAATCTTACTCATTTCCATCTTCCCAGTTCATTGCTTTTACACACTAAAGAAACTAGACGTACCCATAGTTCAACTTTGGGTACTCTATTCTTAAACCAAACAAAGTGCACGTATATTCTCCTAAAATGTCCTGTCCTTTCTAATTTCCTTCTATTTGTTGATTTCATGTTGTTCACTCAAATTACCTTCTTTACTAACACTCAGATGTTGAAATCCTACATATTTCACAAGGCACCACTTTAATCCTAAATTCACTCACCAATTCTCTTGAATACTCAGCTTCATATTTCTTCTCCTGAATTACATGTCTACTTGTCTCCTTCCAGTCTTCCATGTTATAGATTTTTTAGTGTATTCATTATATCTCCCTTTCAAAGGTAGGTTCTCTGTTGCCCTTATCAATTCATAATTTGATATATTGAGTTTTCAATCTCTGGTTAAAGAACAGTGAGTCAGAAAACTGGCAATGAGCTTTATTAGACTGTTTTTTAAGGTCATTATGGGGATCTAGGAACAAGAAAGGAGAGGATGTGGACTACTGCATcttagatcaatggaataggttGAGAAACAAACAGGAAATTGTGTTTGATTTATGTAGGCTTTCTGTGGGAGTGTGTAGAATTCTGTTCAAttaaataatcttgagaaaaagTAAGTGCCAATGTCCTTAGCTTTGGACGAGGTGGTCTGGTGATTTTTTTACGTTCTTCCAGTTCCACAATACTGATGCAACAATATCTTCCATTTTCACATAGTACTTCACGTACTTCTGTTGTTCTGCATATTTTCCTGCAGTATCCGTGTATATGTTGATTCCAGCATCTCTTAAGTTGTTCGGTTACTGTGCACATTAAGAACAATAGGCCAAGGTCAGAGTTTGAGACAAAAGGCAATTTTGGTCATGGGGAAGACAGGGGATGTTTGTAAGGATAAGGTATATGGGAGACTCACAGAGCATATATCAGTAATGTCCCACAGATATTACCCTCCAAGAGGGTGAACCTTAATGTTTATGTCTAGCTGATCACTCATATTTTGTTCCTCTAGATTTCGGGGCTTCCACCCAACATCTGATGGACTTCACCAAGAGCAGTGGGTCTCATTTACAGAAATAAAGAAGTGGAATCCTTGAGTTCAGGCCATGGAACTATGCTATGCTCCATTTGAGAACCTCAGTAAATCTGCCTCTATTTGAATGCTTCTAAAGTActacttcctggaggaggaaatggcaacccactccaatatgcttgcctggagaatcccatggacagaggaacctggcaagctgcagtccataagaagagtctgacatgactgaagtgacttaacagtaacATAGCAGTGTAccgcttctttaccactgctcagAATACAATCATTTCTTACTATGTATTTATGTCTGACTCAGACTCTGCTCTTGGTTCATACTTGCTACAATGATAAAGAATGACTTTTTTTGGTCCAGTCAGATGTTCTCCCCCCTCAACATTCTTCCTCCCCTGTTGCTTCTCAGTATTGTACATTTTTATCAATGCATATCTTCCTTTGGCTTCTACGTCATCACAATAATTTTAGATTTGTTTTATTCCTCCATGACTCCCCATTTTCCTTCTAATTCCAGAGGAAGGAATTCCTCCAGACCTTTGCTCACCATGATATGTCTTCTATCCTTCAGTGAtcctaaatattttcaataatctAAGAGTTTAGGATGTTCATATTTTGGCTTCAGGGCTTGTCCTATCCTCTGGGTACTAACCCCAGAGAATGAAGGCTGAGAACAAAGATGCTGCCTCCAAAACCAAGTTCTAGAGTTCCTTTGACTGTTAGAAATTTAAGGGGCTAGAAGTAGGCCATTCttactctatgctgctgctgctgctgctgctaagtcgcttcagtcgtgtccgactctgtgcgaccccagagacggcagcccaccaggctcccccatccctgggattctccaggcaagaatactggagtgggttgccatttccttctccaatgcataaaagtgaaaagtgaaagtgaagtcgctcagtcgagtccaactcttagtgactccatggactgcagcctaccaggctcctctgtccatgggattttccaggcaagcgtacgggagtggggtgccattgccttctccattcttacTCTGTAATAACAAGCAAATACAAGAGATCTGGttgtgaaagaggaaaggaagctaatttttaaatttttagtataTGCCAAGCCTTATGCTGGATGTTTTATCACTTAATAAATTCCCCATgaaccaaagggcttccctggtagctcagtcggtaaagagcctgcctgcaatgcaggagacctgagtttgatccctgggtcagggagatcttccagaagaggaaatggcaacctactctagtattcttgcctggagaatcccaaggacagaagagcctggtgggctatagtccatgggggtctgaGAGACTAAACCTACCTACCATGAACGAGGTGTCATTATCTCCACAAATAGGGAAACTAAGGCTCTGTGAGTCTTCACCTTTTATCCAAAGTTGATAAAGTAGTAGATGTTGAAGGCATGTTTCTTAAGATGGAATCCAAAGTTTCTTCTTCTTCCACTATTCACACACGCTAGTATAATGTTGatagattaaaatatatgtatacagtaTCAGAGTGGAAGAAAATAAGGCTGGGTGCTAGAATAAAAACTCTGTATCCTAAGAAATAAGGGTATTCCCTGTTATTGGTCTTATGTCTTTCTGTAGTGAGTCTTTCTCAGAGGAAATTATGATCTCTTTTTAGCTCTATGAATACTCCTTTTAAGAATAGTACCATAGTAGAAGCACTCAGGAAGAGGGAATTTTTGAT
It encodes:
- the LOC133258783 gene encoding beta-defensin 127-like — its product is MRLLLIIAILLFQKFTVTEQLKRCWNQHIHGYCRKICRTTEVREVLCENGRYCCISIVELEERKKITRPPRPKLRTLALTFSQDYLIEQNSTHSHRKPT